A single genomic interval of Penicillium psychrofluorescens genome assembly, chromosome: 2 harbors:
- a CDS encoding uncharacterized protein (ID:PFLUO_003325-T1.cds;~source:funannotate), whose protein sequence is MPTFRLKTAFPLIALVSIAIFFWCMERYDRTAFLRFKHPIDRVSSAASQKLSKSPTMPCEVDPGLEAPLPFYEWLTRKNYTRAYLRARHVDPHTEFHTLEEIDRPVLPPMVALERGMTMSPENEKEMVCPEIVDVSVAKDDDLEETSKILFGLATTVDRLDRLLPSLLYSYGNTKAGLLVLVPESDDDLEKQEIYFRNRGLDVTLKASPLDFTARYFGLVEAFTDHIKKHRPHTTWVSFIDDDTFFLSLPTVAQELKLFDVKKKHYIGALSEASWQVDTFGHIAFGGAGVFVSKPLLDILMKYYDECQSWGEQPGDQKLGQCIQKFGDTHLTLWPSLYQMDMGDPVDGVYESGRKIDTMHHWNSWYTKDVVKMTTVAAAAGRKSVLRRWVFDQEEYVDEITGDTMRHFWVMTNGYSLVKYTYGPGVPDDAINFDATEKTWPEDPRGYEDRLGPLRPAEEDGISKDRWLLHDAFVVGDNVHQFYVREEDEDHSVIEIVWLGPKGGGGAGLTSSYIRGTYQQ, encoded by the coding sequence ATGCCTACCTTCCGGCTGAAGACGGCGTTTCCGTTAATCGCCCTGGTgtccatcgccatcttcttctggtgcATGGAACGGTACGACCGGACAGCCTTTCTGCGGTTCAAACACCCCATCGATCGGGTTAGTTCGGCCGCCAGCCAAAAACTATCAAAATCACCAACCATGCCTTGCGAGGTCGACCCGGGTCTGGAGGCCCCTCTCCCCTTCTACGAATGGCTTACCCGCAAGAACTATACCCGTGCCTACTTGCGCGCCCGCCATGTGGATCCCCACACCGAGTTCCACActctggaggagattgatCGGCCTGTGTTGCCGCCCATGGTCGCCCTGGAGCGTGGAATGACCATGTCTCCGGAAAATGAGAAAGAGATGGTCTGTCCGGAGATCGTCGATGTCtcggtggccaaggacgaCGATCTCGAAGAGACCTCCAAGATCCTGTTCGGTTTGGCTACCACCGTGGATCGTCTCGACCGCCTGCTTCCTTCGCTGCTCTACTCGTACGGCAACACCAAGGCCGGTCTTCTCGTTCTGGTTCCCGAGTCGGATGACGACCTGGAGAAGCAAGAAATCTACTTCCGCAACCGAGGCCTGGATGTCACCCTCAAAGCTTCTCCGTTGGACTTTACTGCCCGCTACTTTGGTCTCGTGGAGGCTTTTACCGATCACATCAAGAAGCACCGCCCCCACACCACCTGGGTCAGCTTCATCGATGACGACACTTTCTTCCTGTCCCTGCCGACTGTCGCCCAGGAATTGAAACTATTCGAcgtcaagaagaagcacTACATCGGTGCTCTGTCGGAGGCCAGCTGGCAGGTGGATACCTTTGGTCACATTGCTttcggtggtgctggtgtcTTTGTGTCCAAGCCGCTGCTGGATATCCTGATGAAGTACTACGATGAGTGCCAGTCGTGGGGCGAGCAGCCCGGTGACCAGAAACTTGGCCAGTGTATCCAGAAATTCGGTGACACTCACCTGACCCTGTGGCCTTCGCTGTACCAGATGGACATGGGTGACCCCGTGGACGGTGTGTATGAGTCTGGCCGTAAGATTGACACCATGCATCACTGGAACAGTTGGTACACCAAGGACGTGGTGAAGATGACCACTgtggcggccgcggcgggTCGCAAGTCGGTGCTGCGGCGCTGGGTCTTCGACCAGGAAGAATATGTCGACGAAATAACGGGCGACACTATGCGCCACTTTTGGGTCATGACCAATGGTTACTCCCTCGTCAAATACACCTACGGCCCGGGTGTACCGGACGATGCGATCAACTTTGACGCTACCGAGAAGACGTGGCCCGAAGACCCACGTGGCTACGAGGACCGCCTGGGTCCTCTACGACccgcagaagaagacggcatCAGCAAGGACCGGTGGTTGCTCCACGATGCATTTGTGGTGGGGGACAACGTCCACCAGTTCTATGTgcgcgaggaagatgaggatcaCAGCGTGATTGAGATTGTCTGGCTCGGCCCcaagggcggcggcggtgctgggCTGACGAGCTCCTACATCCGGGGTACCTACCAACAGTGA
- a CDS encoding uncharacterized protein (ID:PFLUO_003323-T1.cds;~source:funannotate) yields the protein MATNVAFDTSMGSFTVELYNTHAPKTCKNFATLAQRGYYNNVIFHRIIPNFMVQTGDPTGTGRGGSSIYGEKFEDEIHSDLKHTGAGVLSMANSGPNTNGSQFFVTLAPTPWLDGKHTIFGRVKSGMRVIQRMGLVKTSGEDKPMDEVKIIRARVVEEGGEE from the exons ATGGCGACTAATGTGGCATTTGACACTTCAATG GGCTCCTTCACCGTCGAGCTCTACAACACCCATGCGCCGAAG ACATGCAAGAATTTCGCGACCCTCGCGCAGCGCGGATACTACAACaatgtcatcttccaccGCATCATCCCCAACTTTATGGTCCAAACCGGTGATCCCACCGGCACCGGCCGAGGAGGCAGCTCCATCTACGGCGAGAAATTCGAAGACGAGATCCATTCCGACCTCAAACACACGGGTGCGGGAGTCTTGAGCATGGCCAACAGCGGACCCAATACCAACGGCAGTCAATTCTTCGTCACGCTCGCTCCGACGCCGTGGCTGGATGGGAAACACACCATCTTTGGCCGCGTCAAGAGTGGTATGAGGGTCATTCAACGTATGGGGCTGGTGAAGACCAGTGGCGAGGATAAGCCTATGGACGAGGTGAAGATCATCCGGGCGCGGGTGGTGGAagagggaggcgaggagTGA
- a CDS encoding uncharacterized protein (ID:PFLUO_003330-T1.cds;~source:funannotate), whose amino-acid sequence MRTITDFFHRPAFSRIKSSQSPPEQHKEFPPLSSSPLSDPPSSSALNQASQQLRNELEVSRTHTQDDIPNSSAPPQSFRSIESAAGLSSTGSGSFNASQRILKDGKEVVTNSDGEDTDSIYSLDDPAEFFKPKAKPEHKQAPVRPDTSILYKNAPKYKNTLDSLVYDAVDDNEIEANVAKVKATFSKPQPDNNTSAAEQALHKGMLTSALGDNDEGSGLQRLMDAVRRTEALEQDRVWHFFDHDQKLPPAPEFPRDLFPPGKHLAMLREPESRERAFQSGIIDFAFSRRALPDGFVKWIFQSIASEPRVELRQAYSRMLEHATADRVAELIGPDDIDDLFRRMGAKPRVFDLSQPVKADPPSHTTSKPKPKDRAVLLSVLKSLNNASYLFGDDTRERAIHVLLRLTLDTSLTADALVCAELESAIDSMLRYTPEATRNDLVQRICTTVYETITDVYFQSRILQHILPTSDWIALLRCRLAVAFLLHTSSPLTEPPEVALDLKRITALLLRDQRFNVKRHKTNSDYDYGELSAITILLNVAIDSSLLDVKYKETVGAEREFDVAIDKLATQVKKIFSAIEDSGASHLKRMLAKEALEALHYRMVYAVRSRPPPKKTLFHNYGHANGNIQRFFKSQVASELDGTESPSEEATATPEPGVPLSNNAEMPIREHDQHEIPPSG is encoded by the exons ATGCGCACCATCACCGACTTCTTCCATCGCCCGGCATTCTCGCGGATCAAGTCGAGCCAGTCACCTCCCGAGCAGCACAAGGAATTCCCTCCTCTATCCTCGTCGCCCCTCAGCGACccgccatcgtcctcggcccTCAACCAAGCCTCCCAACAGCTCCGGAACGAGCTCGAGGTATCAAGAACACACACCCAAGATGATATCCCCAACTCCTCCGCCCCACCTCAGAGCTTCCGGAGCATCGAATCGGCTGCGGGGTTATCGTCGACTGGAAGTGGCAGCTTCAACGCTTCTCAGCGCATTCTGAAAGATGGCAAAGAGGTGGTCACCAACTCGGATGGCGAAGATACAGACTCCATATACTCACTTGACGATCCAGCGGAGTTTTTCAAACCGAAAGCAAAGCCAGAACACAAACAAGCTCCCGTGCGGCCGGATACGAGCATTTTGTACAAAAATGCCCCGAAGTACAAAAACACACTCGATTCCCTCGTGTACGATGCGGTTGATGATAACGAAATCGAGGCAAACGTTGCTAAGGTCAAGGCTACTTTTTCGAAGCCTCAACCGGACAACAACACATCTGCAGCGGAGCAAGCCTTACACAAAGGAATGTTGACATCGGCGCTCGGCGATAACGATGAAGGGTCTGGGTTACAACGTCTTATGGACGCGGTACGAAGAACCGAAGCCCTCGAACAGGACCGGGTTTGGCATTTCTTTGATCATGACCAAAAGCTGCCGCCAGCCCCAGAGTTCCCACGGGACCTGTTTCCTCCAGGAAAACACCTGGCTATGTTGCGAG AGCCCGAATCCCGGGAGCGCGCATTCCAGTCGGGCATAATCGACTTCGCTTTTTCCAGACGCGCTCTGCCCGATGGGTTTGTTAAGTGGATTTTTCAGTCTA TCGCTTCAGAGCCCCGCGTTGAGCTGAGACAGGCTTACAGTCGAATGTTGGAG CATGCAACAGCAGACCGTGTAGCAGAGCTCATTGGTCCCGATGATATTGACGACCTATTCAGACGCATGGGCGCTAAGCCGCgtgtctttgatctctccCAGCCGGTGAAAGCTGATCCTCCATCAC ATACAACATCAAAACCTAAGCCGAAAGATCGTGCCGTTCTCCTCTCCGTGCTGAAATCACTCAACAATGCTTCCTACCT TTTCGGTGATGATACCCGGGAGCGGGCTATCCATGTACTCTTGCGCCTCACACTTGACACATCCTTGACAGCCGACGCGCTGGTCTGCGCAGAGCTAGAAAGTGCTATCGACTCCATGTTGCGGTATACGCCAGAGGCCACCCGCAATGACTTG GTGCAACGAATTTGTACAACAGTCTACGAAACTATCACGGATGTTTACTTCCAGAGCCGCATTCTGCAGCACATACTACCAACATCCGACTGGATCGCTCTGCTGCGATGCCGACTTGCAGTTGCCTTCTTGCTGCATACCTCTTCGCCATTGACAGAGCCGCCAGAAGTGGCTCTCGACCTGAAACGCATCACGGCGCTTCTGCTGCGCGACCAGCGGTTTAACGTGAAACGACATAAAACGAACAGCGATTACGACTATGGCGAGCTGAGTGCCATTACCATTCTCCTGAATGTGGCGATCGACTCGTCCCTGCTCGACGTGAAATACAAAGAGACCGTCGGCGCGGAGAGAGAGTTCGACGTCGCCATCGACAAGCTGGCGACCCAAGTCAAGAAGATTTTCAGCGCCATCGAGGACTCGGGCGCCTCACATCTCAAACGGATGttggccaaggaggccctgGAGGCCTTGCATTACCGCATGGTCTATGCGGTCCGGTCACGCCCACCGCCGAAAAAGACATTGTTTCACAACTACGGCCATGCTAACGGCAATATTCAACGGTTCTTCAAATCACAAGTTGCCTCGGAGCTTGATGGAACCGAGTCTCCGTCCGAGGAAGCAACAGCAACGCCAGAGCCGGGTGTCCCGCTATCAAACAATGCTGAGATGCCCATTCGAGAACATGACCAACATGAAATACCCCCGAGCGGTTGA
- a CDS encoding uncharacterized protein (ID:PFLUO_003328-T1.cds;~source:funannotate), translating to MGNLGDLSPQGSVAIGVLVGLVSTSLQAIGLTLQRKSHMLEDEKHPYDVRRPPYKRRRWQLGMAMFVISNIVGSTIQITTLPLPVLSTLQASGLVFNTIFATVILGEPFTRYSLAGTVLVCIGAVLIGTFGAIGEPAHTLDQLLGLLQRRSFLLWMGGTAVIVAVILASSKLLRYCLPSSRAKPAASGYLAPHLQRLQARVKLIRGMCYGSVSGILSAHTLLMAKSAVELLVRTVVDRVNQFNRWQSWVILLAMIFLALTQLFYLHRGLKLCSTSVLYPFVFCIYNIIAILDGLIYFRQASQLAGYHAGLIALGTMILLGGVLCLSWRLEDIDNHTAVTVVGPTQTGLGPGMAVVEEHSPTRTGLPDGRDDEEAQIGEREPLLHSTVRPRRLSSYHRARAPSLPVIPHADQRDSADLDPASIWAELDDSDYDDDARMRWPTDRPRSTSSSAALASPAHGHLRATRRVPPYAYDSRWRRPSAPPSGAALAPRKRRVLGSLRSSTGPQEVAGYGTIQEDDHSDDARPSHDDPQDAGAGLLAGSRRALAGAWRHGRQFWTHWTRTSHADDERPVSARSEIHLPSSHPVNGQSVPVPQSENENGPAKPLSSSSPP from the exons ATGGGCAATCTAGGTGACCTGTCGCCGCAAGGCAGCGTCGCG ATCGGAGTGCTTGTCGGGCTGGTCTCGACCAGTCTCCAGGCTATCGGACTCACGCTTCAGCGAAAGTCGCATatgctggaggatgagaagcacCCGTACGATGTGCGCAGACCACCCTACAagcggcggcgatggcagctGGGCATGGCCATGTTTGTCATCTCCAATATCGTGGGCAGTACCATTCAGATCACTACGCTTCCACTCCCCGTCCTCTCGACGCTCCAGGCA TCGGGACTAGTATTCAATACCATCTTCGCGACGGTCATCCTCGGGGAACCCTTCACCCGATACTCACTCGCGGGCACCGTGCTGGTGTGCATCGGCGCGGTACTGATTGGGACATTCGGCGCCATCGGGGAGCCGGCACATACTCTGGACCAGCTGTTAGggctcctccagcgccgtTCGTTCCTGCTGTGGATGGGCGGCACGGCGGTGATCGTGGCGGTGATATTGGCAAGCTCCAAACTGCTGAGGTACTGTCTGCCATCGTCGCGGGCAAAACCGGCCGCCTCCGGCTATCTCGCGCCGCACCTGCAACGGTTACAGGCCCGCGTCAAGCTCATCCGAGGCATGTGCTATGGATCGGTTAGTGGCATTCTGTCGGCTCACACGCTGCTGATGGCCAAGTCGGCTGTGGAGCTGTTGGTGCGCACGGTGGTCGACCGCGTCAACCAGTTCAACCGCTGGCAATCGTGGGTGATTCTGCTGGCCATGATCTTTCTGGCGCTGACGCAGCTGTTTTATCTGCACCGCGGCTTGAAGCTGTGCAGTACGAGTGTTTTGTACCCGTTTGTGTTTTGCATTTACAACATCATTGCCATCCTGGATGGTCTCATCTACTTCCGGCAGGCCTCCCAGCTAGCGGGATACCATGCCGGCCTCATTGCCTTGGGGACGATGATTCTCCTAGGCGGTGTTTTGTGTCTGTCATGGCGGCTTGAAGATATCGACAACCATACCGCTGTCACCGTAGTTGGGCCCACGCAGACCGGACTCGGCCCCGGCATGGCCGTTGTCGAGGAGCATTCCCCTACCAGAACCGGGCTGCCGGATGGCCGggacgacgaagaggccCAGATTGGGGAACGCGAGCCACTCCTTCATTCCACCGTTCGTCCGCGACGTCTTTCGTCTTATCATCGAGCGCGGGCCCCGAGTCTGCCGGTGATCCCCCATGCCGACCAGCGCGATTCGGCTGATCTGGACCCGGCCTCCATTTGGGCCGAACTCGACGACTCAGACTATGACGACGATGCACGAATGCGCTGGCCTACGGACCGGCCACGCAGCACGAGCAGCAGTGCGGCGCTGGCCAGCCCCGCTCACGGCCATCTTCGAGCTACTCGCCGAGTGCCACCCTATGCATATGACAGCCGGTGGCGGCGTCCATCAGCGCCTCCGTCAGGGGCCGCATTGGCCCCACGAAAACGGCGAGTACTCGGGAGTTTGAGATCCTCGACAGGCCCGCAAGAGGTCGCCGGGTACGGCACGATCCAGGAAGATGATCACAGCGACGATGCCCGGCCTAGCCACGATGATCCACAGGACGCAGGAGCGGGTCTCCTCGCGGGCTCGAGGAGAGCCCTCGCAGGCGCCTGGAGACATGGGCGTCAGTTTTGGACACATTGGACGAGAACCTCCCATGCAGATGATGAGCGGCCCGTGTCGGCGCGCTCTGAGATTCATCTCCCATCGAGCCACCCTGTGAACGGGCAGTCCGTTCCTGTTCCGCAGAGTGAGAATGAGAATGGTCCGGCCAAACCGTtatcgtcatcatcaccgccataG
- a CDS encoding uncharacterized protein (ID:PFLUO_003324-T1.cds;~source:funannotate), producing the protein METLADTSWDLIIAGTGLAESLLALALSRSGKKVLHVDKNPYYGGTEAAFSLDEAQQWMDGVNRRPGQSPFEDVRIVTSHDAHDPSQTDRPKLSPSRSYTLSLSPYSLYTRSQLISTLISSKVYRQLDFMAVGSWWIYASEEDDTLTGAARVLQRVPGNREDVFADTRISMKSKRSLMRFLRHISKPADEEDLAPEAEDLSMPFEEYLASKFSVPADLHNPLHSLSLSQLSQPETSASYAVPRVQRHLASIGALGPGFGAVISKYGGGSEILQVACRASAVGGAVYALDTGIQSVEDSDAEEHPVKVQLSTGESVQTRSVVGAIWDLPSQKPIESSGIRVARSITIVSAIFESLFPVTVEGAPVPASAVLMFPGSTLGSPNSPPVYLQVHSSDTGDCPRQQSIIYGSVAQPGPAGQSLLESAVARLLQPEGPKAAVLWSLRYSQLGRLSNGHIPPTLSEHSPHVHSFLPPNLDLAFEDETVSLVKEAWQKIMGDEARSDEFMIFDDRDGASDD; encoded by the exons ATGGAAACACTGGCTGATACCTCCTGGGATTTGATCATCGCAGGCACAGGGCTGGCTGAGTCTCTTCTGGCGCT AGCTCTCTCGCGCTCCGGGAAAAAAGTCCTTCATGTGGACAAGAACCCATATTATGGCGGAACCGAGGCAGCGTTCAGTCTGGACGAGGCACAGCAATGGATGGACGGTGTCAACCGAC GGCCTGGTCAATCTCCATTTGAAGATGTCAGAATCGTGACATCCCACGATGCCCACGATCCTTCTCAAACAGACCGCCCGAAGCTCTCCCCGAGCCGTTCTTacaccctctccctctccccctaCTCCCTTTACACCCGTTCCCAACTAATCTCCaccttgatctcttccaaGGTTTATCGCCAGCTAGATTTCATGGCGGTGGGCAGCTGGTGGATCTATGCATCTGAAGAGGATGATACTCTCACTGGTGCAGCCCGGGTCCTCCAGCGGGTTCCGGGCAACCGCGAGGATGTATTCGCGGATACCCGTATCTCCATGAAGTCCAAGAGGTCTCTGATGCGCTTCTTACGCCATATCAGTAAACCcgcggacgaggaagatctggcCCCCGAGGCGGAAGACTTGTCCATGCCCTTTGAAGAGTACTTGGCTTCCAAGTTTAGCGTTCCGGCGGACCTCCATAACCCATTACATTCCCTATCACTTTCCCAACTAAGCCAGCCGGAGACATCTGCCAGCTACGCTGTTCCCCGGGTCCAAAGGCATCTGGCATCCATTGGTGCGCTCGGACCGGGTTTCGGAGCCGTGATCTCCAAATATGGTGGTGGATCAGAGATCCTGCAGGTCGCCTGCCGGGCCTCTGCCGTTGGCGGGGCCGTTTATGCACTGGATACGGGTATCCAATCTGTTGAGGACTCAGACGCCGAGGAACATCCTGTCAAGGTACAGCTATCCACCGGAGAGTCCGTGCAGACGCGGTCCGTGGTCGGCGCGATCTGGGATCTGCCGTCACAGAAGCCGATTGAATCTTCCGGCATCAGGGTTGCGCGGTCAATCACAATTGTATCTGCCATCTTCGAGTCCCTTTTCCCCGTCACAGTCGAAGGGGCCCCTGTCCCTGCCAGTGCCGTTCTGATGTTTCCCGGGTCCACCTTGGGCAGCCCGAACTCTCCGCCAGTGTATCTGCAGGTTCATTCAAGCGACACTGGCGACTGTCCCCGACAGCAGA GCATCATCTACGGCAGTGTGGCTCAACCCGGGCCGGCCGGCCAGTCTCTTCTCGAGTCCGCAGTGGCCCGATTACTTCAACCAGAAGGACCCAAAGCCGCTGTTCTTTGGTCCCTGCGGTACAGCCAGCTGGGACGTTTGAGCAACGGCCATATCCCACCGACCCTCTCAGAGCATTCGCCCCATGTTCACAGCTTCCTACCACCAAACCTTGACCTCGCGTTCGAAGACGAGACCGTCAGTCTGGTCAAAGAGGCATGGCAGAAGATCATGGGTGATGAGGCTCGCAGTGACGAGTTTATGATTTTTGATGATCGCGACGGCGCCTCCGATGACTGA
- a CDS encoding uncharacterized protein (ID:PFLUO_003326-T1.cds;~source:funannotate), with product MADMSAVGDEKLSPGHDDLQQAGNGADTRGTKRGRMSAEDDDDDDDKPGRERRKIEIKFIQDKSRRHITFSKRKAGIMKKAYELSVLTGTQVLLLVVSETGLVYTFTTPKLQPLVTKAEGKNLIQACLNAPDPTANENGVEGPEVPAEAPEDVGHNAPQGVPRPAGMHPGYMTNEQQQQMAYYQNLQQQQQGGQYPGMPVGNRMPPQHQPTA from the exons ATGGCCGATATGTCTGCGGTTGGAGACGAGAAGCTCTCCCCCGGCCACGATGACCTGCAGCAGGCGGGCAACGGCGCTGACACCCGCGGCACCAAGCGCGGTCGCATGAgcgccgaggacgacgatgatgatgatgacaagCCCGGCCGTGAGCGCCGCAAGATCGAGATCAAGTTCATCCAGGACAAGTCGCGTCGCCACATCACCTTCTCCAAGCGGAAGGCCGGTATCATGAAGAAG GCCTACGAGCTATCCGTCCTGACTGGCACTCAAGTCTTGCTGCTGGTCGTCTCCGAGACGGGTCTCGTCTATACCTTTACTACCCCTAAGCTGCAGCCGCTGgtcaccaaggccgagggcAAGAACCTCATCCAG GCCTGCTTGAATGCGCCCGACCCCACCGCGAATGAGAACGGCGTCGAGGGCCCCGAGGTCCCTGCCGAGGCTCCCGAGGATGTCGGTCACAACGCGCCTCAGGGCGTGCCCCGGCCTGCCGGTATGCACCCGGGCTACATGACcaatgagcagcagcagcagatggcCTACTATCAGAacctccagcagcaacagcaggGTGGCCAATATCCCGGCATGCCCGTGGGCAACCGCATGCCGCCCCAGCACCAGCCCACTGCTTAA
- a CDS encoding uncharacterized protein (ID:PFLUO_003327-T1.cds;~source:funannotate) produces the protein MITGIAHINLTIPAETLAQAEEFYGGTLQLQSIPVPELQRGTLAWFNIGTSGQQVHISFGTTDPMGTRHPCFKLGSREDLERLKTRIYEHYLRKGPAAPMAADVPGEMDSGMYLFSSSGTAEENVLLLIYTWNDK, from the exons ATGATCACCGGCATCGCGCATATCAACCTCACCATCCCAGCGGAGACCCTGGcccaggcggaggagttCTATGGCGGGACGCTTCAGCTGCAATCGATCCCGGTGCCGGAGTTGCAGCGCGGGACGTTAGCTTG gTTCAACATCGGCACCTCGGGCCAACAAGTGCACATCTCCTTCGGCACGACAGACCCCATGGGGACGCGGCACCCGTGCTTCAAGCTCGGGTCGCGCGAGGACCTGGAGCGTCTCAAGACACGGATTTACGAGCATTATCTGCGGAAGGGCCCTGCCGCGCCCATGGCGGCGGATGTGCCCGGGGAGATGGATTCAGGTATGTACCTTTTCTCATCTTCTGgcacggccgaggagaatGTGCTTTTGCTGATTTATACTTGGAACGATAAATAG
- a CDS encoding uncharacterized protein (ID:PFLUO_003329-T1.cds;~source:funannotate), whose amino-acid sequence MSQSHALSDDQVAGELRKMTAFIRQEALEKAREIQLKADEEFAIEKSKLVRQETSAIDTLYEKKFKQAAMSQQITRSTLANRTRLRVLGGRQELLDELFQKSRDKVSTVAESDKKKYQVMLKGLVLEGLYYLNEEKVSIRARKKDVDVAKKAADEAAKEFKDNVGSDVTVTVDESDPLPQGSAGGVVIVGGKGKIDINNTFEERLRLLEIDALPAVRETLFGKNENRRFYD is encoded by the exons atgtctcaAAGCCATGCTCTCTCCGACGACCAG GTCGCGGGCGAGCTCCGCAAGATGACGGCGTTCATCCGGCAAGAAGCCCTGGAGAAAGCCCGGGAGATCCAACTGAAAGCGGACGAAGAATTCGCGATCGAAAAGTCCAAGCTGGTGCGCCAGGAGACCTCGGCGATCGACACCCTCTACGAGAAGAAGTTTAAGCAGGCCGCCATGTCACAGCAGATCACCCGCTCGACGCTGGCGAACCGCACCCGGCTGCGCGTGCTGGGCGGCCGCCAGGAGCTCCTGGATGAGCTGTTCCAGAAGTCCCGCGATAAGGTGTCCACCGTGGCGGAGAgcgacaagaagaagtatcAGGTTATGCTGAAGGGGCTGGTCCTCGAGGGCTTGTACTACCTGAACGAGGAGAAAGTGTCGATCCGGGCacggaagaaggatgtcgatgttgcgaagaaggcggctGATGAGGCCGCTAAAGAGTTTAAGGATAATGTTGGCTCGGATGTCACCGTGACGGTGGATGAGTCTGATCCGCTGCCGCAGGGATC TGCCGGTGGTGTGGTCATCGTCGggggcaagggcaagatcgATATCAACAATACCTTCGAGGagcggctgcggctgctggagATTGATGCTCTCCCCGCAGTGCGGGAGACGCTGTTCGGGAAAAACGAGAACCGGAGATTCTACGATTAG